One genomic region from Saprospiraceae bacterium encodes:
- a CDS encoding SRPBCC domain-containing protein yields the protein MKFKLTTTIPTSPERVYQAWLSSKQHTSMTGGEAKCTKRSGGTFTAWDGYIHGKNLELRPNEYIKQSWRTVEFEEDQPDSVIEIILEAKGADQCKLTLLHSDLSSKDKKYKQGWVDSYFDPMKSYFKSTGK from the coding sequence ATGAAATTTAAACTCACCACCACCATCCCAACTTCGCCGGAACGTGTATACCAGGCCTGGTTATCTTCAAAACAACATACCTCGATGACAGGTGGCGAAGCCAAATGTACCAAACGCAGTGGTGGTACCTTTACTGCCTGGGACGGATACATCCATGGTAAAAACCTGGAGTTGCGACCCAATGAATATATCAAACAATCCTGGAGGACAGTAGAGTTTGAAGAGGATCAACCAGACTCCGTCATAGAAATTATCCTGGAGGCCAAAGGAGCTGACCAATGTAAACTCACCTTGTTGCATTCGGATTTGTCATCAAAAGATAAAAAATATAAACAGGGATGGGTAGATAGCTATTTTGATCCCATGAAATCATATTTTAAATCCACCGGCAAATGA
- a CDS encoding group III truncated hemoglobin → MKKDIETRADIIILMDQFYEKIKVNTLLRPIFVDVAQLDFDAHMPILYDFWCTLLLGDMSYTRNAMEVHISLHRKSALTNVHFDEWLRLFNDTADELYSGEKVSEAKYRAKSIAGLMLYKVETEGNKIIV, encoded by the coding sequence ATGAAAAAAGATATTGAGACCCGAGCAGATATCATCATACTCATGGATCAGTTTTATGAAAAAATAAAAGTCAATACCCTGCTCAGACCAATATTTGTGGATGTTGCACAACTGGATTTTGACGCTCATATGCCGATACTGTATGACTTTTGGTGTACACTGCTCTTAGGAGATATGTCTTATACTCGCAATGCAATGGAGGTCCATATTAGCTTACATAGAAAATCAGCTTTAACGAATGTCCATTTTGATGAATGGCTGAGACTCTTTAATGATACAGCGGATGAGTTGTACTCGGGTGAGAAAGTGTCAGAAGCCAAGTACAGAGCAAAAAGTATTGCAGGTCTGATGTTATATAAAGTCGAGACAGAAGGCAATAAAATCATTGTATAA
- a CDS encoding glucosylceramidase — translation MFCQLIFLPLRFLNPIHGIIILGVYLSLCCGCHHESDVLGLLPIRVVTTSGDRSLLFSQSSIDFSARVEDTLPVIHIDPTKTFQSVDGFGFTLTGSSALLLHQLSQGTRHDILKELFGAKDSSIDISCLRLSIGASDLDPEVFSYDDLPPGKVDPQLKSFSLSRDTLHLIPILKEILAIQADLMIIASPWSPPPWMKTNLQSNGGSLLPAYYETYALYLTHYISLMASNGITIDAITIQNEPQNDKNNPSLLMSSREQANFIKNHLGPLFRSKNLKTKILIWDHNCDQPEFPLEILSDTSAYPFVSGSAFHLYGGDIHALSRVHDSFPAKDLYFTEQWTGAKSDFEGDLNWHIKNVIIGSMRHWSRTALEWNLANDIQYGPHTDGGCTECLGSLTIDGEHIQKNVAYYIIAHASKYVVPGSIRIDSNMPDELANVAFITPGGKTVLIVLNESIEAKKFNIEAGGKIIQTSLIGKAVATYEW, via the coding sequence ATGTTCTGCCAATTAATTTTCTTACCGCTTCGTTTTTTAAATCCAATACATGGTATCATAATATTAGGAGTGTATCTATCCTTATGCTGCGGTTGCCATCATGAAAGTGATGTCTTGGGCTTGCTACCCATTCGTGTAGTAACTACTTCCGGTGATCGTTCTTTATTATTCTCACAGTCATCCATTGATTTTTCTGCCAGGGTGGAAGATACACTGCCTGTCATCCATATTGATCCGACCAAAACATTTCAGTCGGTCGACGGATTTGGGTTTACACTCACGGGATCCAGTGCTTTATTGTTGCATCAATTGTCTCAAGGCACCAGGCACGACATATTAAAAGAATTATTTGGGGCAAAGGATAGCTCCATTGATATTTCTTGTCTGCGGCTTAGCATCGGTGCTTCTGACCTGGATCCGGAAGTTTTCAGCTACGATGACTTACCGCCGGGCAAGGTCGACCCTCAGTTAAAAAGCTTCTCTCTATCGAGGGACACACTGCATTTAATTCCAATATTAAAAGAAATATTAGCTATCCAAGCTGATTTAATGATCATCGCTTCACCCTGGAGCCCGCCTCCCTGGATGAAAACGAATCTTCAAAGCAACGGGGGGAGTTTGTTGCCTGCATATTATGAGACTTATGCACTTTATCTCACTCACTACATATCATTGATGGCATCCAACGGTATCACTATTGACGCTATTACTATTCAGAACGAACCACAAAATGACAAAAACAATCCAAGCCTCCTGATGTCATCACGCGAACAAGCAAATTTTATTAAAAATCATCTGGGGCCTTTGTTTAGATCTAAAAATTTAAAAACCAAAATACTGATCTGGGATCATAATTGTGATCAACCAGAATTTCCACTTGAGATCCTGAGCGACACTTCGGCTTATCCTTTTGTCAGTGGCAGCGCTTTTCATTTATATGGGGGTGATATCCATGCGCTGAGTAGGGTGCATGACTCCTTTCCTGCCAAGGATCTATATTTTACAGAACAATGGACTGGAGCCAAAAGCGATTTTGAAGGCGACCTCAACTGGCATATCAAAAATGTGATCATCGGGTCTATGCGGCATTGGAGTCGGACAGCACTCGAATGGAACCTGGCCAATGATATTCAATATGGACCTCATACGGATGGAGGTTGCACAGAATGCCTGGGGTCTCTGACCATTGATGGAGAGCACATCCAAAAAAATGTAGCTTATTATATCATTGCTCATGCTTCAAAATATGTGGTACCTGGATCTATCCGAATTGATTCGAATATGCCTGATGAGCTCGCTAACGTGGCTTTTATCACGCCTGGAGGAAAAACAGTTTTGATCGTTTTGAATGAAAGCATCGAGGCTAAAAAATTTAATATCGAGGCAGGTGGAAAAATAATTCAAACCAGCTTGATCGGCAAAGCAGTGGCCACGTACGAATGGTGA